A region from the Acyrthosiphon pisum isolate AL4f chromosome A1, pea_aphid_22Mar2018_4r6ur, whole genome shotgun sequence genome encodes:
- the LOC100159904 gene encoding protein PTCD3 homolog, mitochondrial: protein MLNNYRTAFLRKSNETIQLFRLSSNTLEKSSSNGIKIDIPKYINRSSTDILKAISSTIQRDPTAAHFKYHDDPYLIPVSNFQKRAYALSQESGRKAAHWILNQHPELFNHKVAFPPIEKFCPNVVYDESSDLDENELKIIIEKAIVSDAIAVYNLLKKKDIEISSDTQQSLLELVCFYNNQDDLEEDWIEERWYTQANKNREEHRNTWKSNGFAMTLFSTIKSPNSYHYSIIIQGMAKYNQFEEAYNLYKEAKEKGFILSINAYNSAIKTAIYVKEGADHKWLHIQEILTQMNDSGVPMNLSTLNSILNVLTTMTSNSESKKYALKTIAEAKQFDIEPCLASYYYLLQIFCSDRKNKSTILVDILNLIEEKSLSIKDLADTNFFTAAMENCRYHLQNLDVALRVHSILLKANNYNLIGDSYRESVYYRHFFAILCQNESVEFLMKYYYDLVPHIYIPEPSITELIVKTLNVAAAVELYPKIWSDILMFDQADREPIIIELINGMAQNLFPSFEQSVKEKLGLLSGTIYDAIEERKETGKIKMPWTGTMLGNLINICLFGDNINKATEIIVKLHKNQNEIIGIPDSLTIATFLDYCIEKNYFNELLVSKIFRK, encoded by the exons atgttaaataactaCAG GACTGCATTCTTAAGAAAATCTAATGAGACTATTCAATTATTTCGACTATCATCTAATACTTTGGAAAAATCTTCAAGCAAtggaataaaaattgatatacctaaatatataaatcgaaGTTCGACTGACAtactaaaa GCAATATCGAGTACTATTCAACGCGATCCAACTGCAGCTCACTTTAAATACCACGATGACCCATATCTAATTccagtttcaaattttcaaaaaagagCTTATGCCCTAAGTCAAGAATCTGGTAGAAAAGCAGCACATTGGATTCTCAATCAACATCCTGAATTGTTTAATCATAAAGTAGCATTTCCACCTATTGAG AAATTTTGCCCTAATGTTGTATATGATGAAAGTTCTGACTTAGATgagaatgaattaaaaataataatcgaaaaagCTATCGTGTCAGATGCTATAGCTGTATATAACCTGTTAAAGAAAAAAGACatag AAATAAGTTCAGATACACAACAATCACTTTTGGAGTTGgtatgtttttacaataatcaaGATGATCTAGAAGAAGACTGGATTGAAGAACGTTGGTATACTCAAGCTAATAAAAACCGAGAAGAACATAGAAATACTTGGAa atctaATGGATTTGCAATGACTCTTTTTTCAACTATTAAATCTCCTAATTCTtatcattattcaataataatacaaggaATGGCAAAATATAATCag tttgaagaagcatacaatttatacaaagaAGCTAAAGAAAAAggatttattttatctatcaaCGCATATAATTCAGCTATAAAAACCGCTATTTATGTCAAAGAAGGAGCAGATCATAAGTGGCTTCATATAcaa gaAATATTAACTCAAATGAATGATTCAGGTGTACCTATGAATTTATCGACTTTAAATTCAATTCTTAATGTCTTGACTACTATGACATCAAATTctgaatcaaaaaaatatgcattgaaaACAATTGCTGAAGCTAAACAATTTGATATAGAACCATGTTTAGCatcatactattatttattacaaatattttgctCTGACa gaaaaaacaaaagtactattcttgttgatattttaaatctGATTGAAGAAAAATCATTAAGTATTAAAGACTTGGCtgatactaatttttttacggCTGCTATGGAAAATTGCCGATACCATTTACAAAATCTTGATGTTGCACTTAGAGTTCATTCGATTTTACTGAAggcaaacaattataatttgattggaGATTCATATAGAGAATCagtttatta tcggcatttttttgcaatattatgtcaaaatgaatctgttgaatttttaatgaaatattactatGATTTGGTCCCACACATATACATACCTGAACCGTCAATCACTGAG TTGATTGTGAAAACTTTAAATGTTGCTGCTGCAGTTGAACTATACCCAAAAATTTGGTCAgacattttaatgtttgatcAAGCAGATAGAGaacctattataatagagtTGATTAACGGTATGGCTCAAAATTTGTTCCCGAGTTTTGAACAGTCTGTTAAGGAAAAATTAGGTTTATTATCTGGTACAATTTATGACGCTATTGAAGAACGGAAAGAaactggtaaaataaaaatgcc atggaCCGGTACAATGTTgggaaatttgataaatatctGTTTGTTtggagataatattaataaggctactgaaattattgtaaaactgcataaaaatcaaaatgaaatcATTGGAATTCCAGATAGTCTTACAATTGCTACATTTTTAGACTATTGCATTGAAAAGAACTATTTCAATGAATTATTAGTaagtaaaatttttagaaaatag